Proteins co-encoded in one Meiothermus sp. genomic window:
- a CDS encoding diguanylate cyclase gives MSEERLPRRLRLPRVPSGARANKARPAVPAALIDRLLKGSTTASFELTLDELLHELPGIAQAFFWVRQGPHQFYLQAARGVPKGSLEEVLESSLKSAYLGSAEDWQGGVAHLDNQQHILERVLGLQPAGLSVEEPPANLTLPLVADRQVWAVLQLHAQAQHLGPDEAGWVGQFVSGIAPILREVYLREQAERKALWLSAINALLQTSREQPLELVLQDAIEEATRLSGAEGARLIVFEGHAIRTIAQAGWGSGLVVEAAITRQLGERLRSGQQVGIPRYDLYPNRRPELFEAGLRSLFILPILRQSSETSALLLFSTQRHWLPDAQTQELLGDMAAAIGVVRAEWALRRELAWAAYTDPLTGLGNRRAFERDLEKLTARTNGRMVVLMLLDLDGFKSINDTYGHIHADHLLVRLGGVLRARARAGDRAYRLGGDEFALLIEGSSNLDPQRIAERYRALLEEIRVSDSTYLKVSLGYAVFPTEVTDAQNLWRRADDQMYKDKALRKGRTPLFAPGLEPAQWGLQLDTPLFRLADRLAQVLKLDWEEQQVLQASCYLLELALGRAMPTTEAQLPEALLREAARVLMYLQSPWDARELLSESIPRAARVLQVALHYITATQPAEGRAARSPEEALEEIVAQAHQRFDPGVVEALYSLRVWLSDQSAA, from the coding sequence ATGTCTGAAGAACGTTTGCCGCGCCGTTTGCGCTTGCCTCGAGTACCCTCGGGTGCCAGAGCCAATAAAGCACGCCCTGCGGTTCCTGCCGCCCTGATTGACCGTCTGTTGAAGGGCAGTACAACAGCATCCTTTGAGCTGACCCTGGACGAGCTGCTGCACGAACTACCGGGGATAGCGCAAGCCTTTTTTTGGGTTCGCCAGGGCCCCCATCAATTTTATTTGCAGGCTGCTCGAGGTGTGCCAAAAGGAAGCCTCGAGGAGGTGCTGGAGTCTTCCCTCAAGTCGGCCTACTTGGGCTCAGCGGAAGACTGGCAGGGTGGGGTAGCCCACCTTGACAATCAGCAGCACATCCTGGAGCGGGTTCTGGGGCTGCAGCCTGCCGGGCTCTCGGTAGAGGAGCCGCCAGCCAACCTAACCCTGCCCCTGGTGGCGGATCGGCAGGTGTGGGCGGTGTTGCAACTCCATGCACAGGCCCAGCACCTTGGCCCGGACGAGGCTGGCTGGGTGGGGCAGTTTGTTTCGGGAATTGCGCCAATTCTGCGCGAGGTGTATCTGCGTGAGCAAGCCGAGCGGAAAGCGCTCTGGCTATCGGCCATCAATGCTCTTCTACAAACCTCACGCGAACAACCGCTCGAGCTAGTCTTGCAGGATGCCATCGAGGAAGCCACCCGGCTTTCCGGGGCCGAAGGCGCACGCCTAATTGTGTTTGAAGGACACGCTATCCGCACCATCGCCCAGGCCGGCTGGGGCTCGGGGCTGGTGGTGGAGGCGGCCATTACCCGCCAGCTGGGCGAGCGTCTGCGCAGCGGCCAGCAGGTGGGCATACCGCGCTACGACCTCTACCCCAACCGGCGCCCCGAACTGTTCGAAGCTGGGCTGCGTAGCCTGTTTATCCTGCCCATTCTGCGCCAGAGCAGCGAAACCAGCGCACTGCTGCTGTTCAGCACCCAACGACACTGGTTGCCCGACGCCCAGACACAAGAACTGCTGGGTGATATGGCAGCGGCCATTGGGGTCGTGCGGGCTGAGTGGGCCTTGCGGCGCGAGCTGGCCTGGGCTGCCTACACCGACCCCTTGACGGGCCTGGGCAACCGCCGGGCTTTTGAGCGCGACCTGGAAAAGCTGACCGCCCGAACCAATGGCCGGATGGTGGTGCTGATGTTGCTCGACCTGGATGGGTTCAAGTCCATCAACGACACCTATGGCCATATTCACGCCGATCATCTGCTGGTGCGGCTGGGCGGAGTGTTGCGCGCCAGGGCCAGGGCCGGCGACCGGGCCTACCGCCTGGGGGGCGACGAGTTTGCTCTGCTAATCGAGGGCTCGAGCAACCTGGATCCCCAGCGCATTGCCGAGCGCTACCGAGCTTTGCTAGAGGAGATTCGAGTTTCGGACAGTACATATCTAAAAGTGAGTCTTGGCTATGCGGTTTTCCCAACCGAGGTCACCGACGCCCAAAACCTTTGGCGACGGGCCGACGATCAGATGTACAAAGACAAAGCCTTGCGCAAGGGTCGCACTCCGTTATTTGCACCCGGACTCGAGCCAGCCCAGTGGGGCCTACAGCTGGATACCCCATTGTTTCGCCTGGCTGACCGCCTGGCGCAGGTGCTAAAACTGGACTGGGAGGAGCAGCAGGTTTTACAGGCCAGTTGCTATCTGCTCGAGCTGGCCCTGGGGCGGGCCATGCCGACGACGGAAGCACAGCTCCCTGAAGCCCTGCTGCGCGAGGCTGCAAGGGTGTTGATGTATCTTCAGAGCCCCTGGGATGCCCGGGAATTGCTGAGCGAGTCGATTCCGCGAGCGGCACGGGTACTGCAGGTGGCTTTACACTACATCACAGCCACCCAGCCGGCAGAAGGACGGGCTGCCCGAAGCCCGGAGGAAGCCTTAGAGGAGATTGTTGCGCAAGCCCACCAGCGCTTTGATCCCGGAGTAGTAGAGGCCTTATACTCTCTGAGGGTATGGCTAAGTGATCAATCGGCAGCTTAG
- the mqnE gene encoding aminofutalosine synthase MqnE, which produces MNAVSSSAGTWRYAPVRDPRLLPIVEKVEAGERLTFEEGLVLYHTPDYNTLMRLANRVRERKHGSKTYFVHSLRLEFTNICYVGCTFCAFAARKGEARAWDYSVEEVIAKVREKWEPGLTELHMSSGHHPNRPWSYYPQMVRALNENFPGIQVKAFTAAEIEHLSKISKKPTLEVLRELKEAGLVALPGGGAEIFAERVRKQIAKNKVKAEKWLQIHREAHSLGLRTNATMLYGHIETLEERLDHMDRLRRLQDETGGFYSFIPLAFQPDANALAFNLGKTEFTTGLDDLRNLAVARLYLDNFDHIKGYWVMISSDLVQVSLDWGVSDIDGTIIEEHIAHAAGATSPLGLSRQKMVQLIQAAGRIPVERDALYNELRVFEAPIASGNRAPRAAAH; this is translated from the coding sequence ATGAACGCGGTTTCTTCCTCCGCTGGGACTTGGCGATATGCGCCCGTGCGCGACCCCAGGCTACTTCCGATTGTTGAAAAAGTAGAGGCTGGCGAGCGCCTCACCTTCGAAGAGGGCCTGGTGCTCTACCACACCCCGGACTACAACACCCTGATGCGCTTAGCCAACCGGGTGCGCGAGCGCAAACACGGCTCTAAAACCTACTTTGTGCACTCGCTGCGGCTCGAGTTCACCAACATCTGCTATGTGGGCTGTACTTTTTGTGCTTTTGCTGCCCGAAAAGGCGAGGCGCGGGCCTGGGATTATAGCGTGGAAGAGGTGATAGCCAAGGTACGGGAGAAGTGGGAGCCGGGCCTGACCGAGCTGCACATGTCCAGCGGCCACCACCCCAACCGCCCCTGGAGCTACTACCCCCAGATGGTGCGGGCTCTGAACGAAAACTTCCCCGGCATTCAGGTCAAGGCTTTCACCGCCGCCGAGATCGAGCACCTCTCGAAAATCAGCAAGAAGCCCACCCTCGAGGTGCTGCGCGAGCTCAAGGAGGCCGGCCTGGTAGCCCTGCCGGGCGGCGGGGCAGAGATCTTCGCCGAGCGGGTGCGCAAGCAGATCGCCAAAAACAAGGTCAAGGCCGAAAAGTGGCTGCAAATCCACCGGGAAGCCCACAGCCTGGGCCTGCGCACCAACGCCACCATGCTGTATGGGCACATCGAGACCCTGGAAGAACGCCTCGACCACATGGACCGGCTGCGCCGTCTGCAGGACGAGACCGGTGGCTTTTATAGCTTTATCCCCCTGGCCTTTCAGCCCGACGCCAACGCCCTGGCCTTCAACCTGGGCAAGACCGAGTTCACCACCGGCCTCGACGACCTGCGCAACCTGGCGGTGGCCCGGCTTTACCTGGACAACTTCGACCACATCAAGGGCTACTGGGTGATGATCTCCTCTGACCTGGTGCAGGTCTCGCTGGACTGGGGGGTCTCGGACATCGACGGCACCATCATTGAGGAACACATCGCCCATGCCGCGGGGGCCACCTCGCCACTGGGGCTCTCCCGCCAGAAGATGGTGCAGCTCATCCAGGCCGCCGGGCGGATACCGGTAGAACGAGATGCGCTGTACAACGAGCTGCGCGTCTTCGAGGCGCCCATTGCCAGCGGAAACCGCGCCCCCCGGGCGGCCGCCCACTAG